One genomic window of Psychrobacillus sp. INOP01 includes the following:
- the thiD gene encoding bifunctional hydroxymethylpyrimidine kinase/phosphomethylpyrimidine kinase: MIACTIAGSDSGGGAGIQADLKTFQELGVFGTSVITALTAQNTTGVHGIFTTTASFVQTQLKAVLDDFDVKAIKTGMLFDAGIIESVVALLKEQQIPLIVDPVMMAKGGASLLQQQAIRAMKEQLLPIATICTPNIPEAEVLTGRTIQTKQQIDQAAGELLALGVQCVVMKGGHLDGELATDTVYWNGRHFTMTTPRVQTKATHGTGCTFSAALTAQLAKGLLMKEAMIEAKKFIHLAISNPLSIGQGHGPTNHFAYKCAEGKCEVLIHES; encoded by the coding sequence ATGATTGCATGTACAATAGCAGGTTCAGACAGTGGTGGCGGCGCTGGTATTCAAGCAGATCTGAAAACATTTCAGGAATTAGGGGTGTTTGGCACATCGGTCATTACAGCATTAACTGCACAAAATACAACAGGTGTGCATGGGATTTTTACAACAACTGCATCGTTTGTACAAACACAGCTAAAGGCAGTACTCGATGATTTTGATGTAAAAGCGATCAAAACAGGCATGTTGTTTGATGCAGGAATTATTGAAAGCGTAGTTGCGTTGCTGAAAGAGCAGCAAATTCCGTTAATAGTGGACCCCGTCATGATGGCAAAAGGAGGCGCTAGTTTGTTACAGCAGCAGGCGATACGTGCGATGAAGGAACAATTATTACCAATTGCAACCATTTGTACCCCGAATATCCCAGAAGCAGAGGTACTAACAGGTCGAACGATCCAAACGAAACAACAGATTGACCAAGCAGCGGGCGAATTATTAGCGTTAGGCGTACAATGCGTTGTCATGAAAGGCGGGCATCTAGATGGAGAATTGGCGACTGATACGGTGTATTGGAACGGCAGGCATTTTACGATGACAACACCACGTGTACAAACAAAAGCTACGCATGGCACAGGCTGTACATTTTCTGCTGCCCTTACGGCACAGTTAGCGAAAGGCTTATTAATGAAAGAAGCCATGATCGAGGCAAAGAAATTTATACATTTAGCCATTTCCAACCCTTTATCTATTGGTCAAGGTCATGGACCTACCAATCATTTTGCGTACAAATGTGCAGAAGGAAAATGCGAGGTACTGATTCATGAATCGTAA
- a CDS encoding LysR substrate-binding domain-containing protein, with protein sequence MTLTKYEIFNKVAELNSFTKAAEVLGFTQSAVSHAISSLEKEFSFPLFIRNHSTLTLTKNAEELLITVRKILYYNNMLKQEVAAINGFQKGIVRVGVFSSISKNWIPGILKKMEEKFPNIEIELLEGNYAEVENWLQNGRLDCGFINNDTYFESFEKSFEIVQLKRDRLLCVVSNQSPLCKENQVSMQQIENVPFIMPTYQCYDDIQKIFRENKVSPNIRFENMNEYSVISMVENNLGISILPEMIIPKSKISFTAIPLKSDSYRTIGLAIRKPTSPATKKFSEITKRWVSFESI encoded by the coding sequence GTGACTTTAACAAAATATGAAATATTTAACAAAGTGGCAGAACTCAATAGTTTTACAAAAGCTGCAGAAGTGTTAGGTTTCACCCAATCTGCTGTAAGTCATGCAATTAGCAGTTTGGAAAAAGAGTTTTCCTTTCCTTTATTTATTCGCAATCACTCTACTTTAACATTGACCAAAAATGCAGAGGAGCTTTTAATTACTGTTCGGAAAATTTTATACTATAACAACATGCTGAAGCAGGAAGTAGCCGCTATCAATGGGTTCCAAAAAGGAATAGTTAGAGTGGGGGTTTTTTCGAGTATTTCTAAAAACTGGATTCCTGGTATTCTTAAAAAAATGGAGGAAAAGTTTCCAAATATTGAAATCGAATTACTGGAAGGAAACTATGCTGAGGTTGAGAATTGGTTACAAAACGGGAGATTAGATTGTGGATTTATTAATAATGATACTTACTTTGAATCATTTGAAAAATCCTTTGAAATCGTACAATTGAAGAGGGATCGACTTTTATGTGTTGTATCTAACCAATCCCCATTATGTAAGGAAAACCAAGTATCAATGCAACAAATAGAAAATGTACCTTTTATTATGCCAACATATCAGTGTTATGATGATATTCAAAAAATATTTAGGGAGAATAAAGTTAGCCCCAATATTCGATTCGAAAATATGAATGAATACTCGGTGATCTCCATGGTGGAGAATAATCTAGGAATTAGTATATTGCCAGAAATGATTATACCGAAATCAAAAATTTCTTTTACAGCCATTCCACTTAAAAGTGATAGCTATCGAACTATTGGATTAGCTATAAGAAAACCAACCTCACCCGCGACTAAGAAATTTTCTGAGATTACTAAAAGGTGGGTATCATTTGAATCAATTTAA
- a CDS encoding VOC family protein, with amino-acid sequence MTNLISHIATLEIPVTNLEESIKFYIDILGAEVHFQGKKNAMLTMKSKGVPTIFLVETEEINGLSFTNTNTNIVHSIIDFYTPTLKELYEWLEGKQVEVGPLNLQGEFGGFGFKDPSGNWLSACNILHPEQ; translated from the coding sequence ATGACTAATTTAATATCACATATTGCTACACTGGAAATACCAGTTACTAATTTAGAAGAATCTATAAAGTTTTATATCGATATCCTGGGTGCCGAAGTCCACTTTCAAGGTAAAAAAAATGCTATGCTTACTATGAAATCAAAAGGAGTTCCAACGATTTTCTTGGTTGAAACTGAAGAAATTAATGGATTATCATTCACAAATACAAATACTAATATCGTTCATAGCATAATTGACTTTTATACTCCTACCTTAAAAGAATTATATGAGTGGCTTGAAGGAAAACAAGTTGAAGTTGGTCCTTTAAATTTACAAGGCGAATTTGGTGGTTTTGGATTTAAAGATCCTTCTGGAAATTGGTTAAGTGCCTGCAATATCCTTCACCCAGAACAGTAA
- the tenA gene encoding thiaminase II, translating to MEFCEKVRKETNVYFEASFEHPFVRGIADGTLPLEKFKFYMLQDSYYLKHYTKVLALAAAKATNEEDIHYFLDTARFIHEAELELHRTTFKDLGVTAEEIEQFEAAPAAYNYVSHMYQAVHTGDVAEAFAAILPCPWLYQEIGQKIKQASPNIPLYAQWIALYGSDKMKETIEKQKKMMNRLAAEQQEKEKWLYEHFKKSCYYEWQFWEMAWTMQNWMQEVYIVEPAKN from the coding sequence ATGGAATTTTGTGAAAAAGTGAGGAAAGAAACGAATGTTTATTTTGAGGCAAGCTTCGAGCATCCATTTGTACGAGGCATTGCAGATGGAACTTTGCCGTTAGAGAAATTTAAGTTTTATATGCTACAAGATTCGTATTATTTAAAGCATTACACAAAAGTCCTGGCGCTTGCAGCAGCGAAAGCAACAAATGAAGAGGATATTCACTATTTTTTAGACACGGCACGATTTATTCATGAAGCCGAGTTGGAACTTCATCGTACGACGTTTAAGGATTTAGGCGTTACAGCTGAGGAAATTGAACAATTTGAAGCAGCACCTGCAGCCTATAACTATGTGAGTCATATGTATCAGGCGGTTCATACTGGAGATGTTGCAGAAGCATTTGCAGCGATTTTACCTTGCCCGTGGCTGTATCAAGAAATCGGGCAAAAAATAAAACAAGCTTCGCCTAATATACCGTTATATGCCCAATGGATTGCCCTATATGGATCAGACAAGATGAAAGAAACGATCGAAAAGCAAAAGAAAATGATGAATCGTTTAGCAGCAGAGCAACAGGAAAAAGAAAAATGGTTATATGAGCATTTTAAGAAAAGTTGTTACTATGAATGGCAGTTTTGGGAAATGGCTTGGACGATGCAAAATTGGATGCAGGAGGTGTATATCGTTGAGCCTGCAAAAAATTAA
- a CDS encoding LacI family DNA-binding transcriptional regulator — translation MSTIKDIAKLAGVSISTVSRVLNNHPYVKDEKRRKILQVIEELNYQQNVNAIHLVKGKTFMVGVVLPYVDHPYFQAIVGGIIEAATSSEIAVLLCPTNYSQIDEIKYLEMMKRKQIDGVIICSRANTWEVILPFTEYGSLVACELVEELPCAYTDHFDAFSSALNFLIKEGHKSIGYSVARKNSTSSKVRFSAYHDVLEKNNLPINESFIFPDCIDIDDGKRIVKELVQLKDRPTALLVNGDEVAAGILIQAKKEGLSVPADLSIIGFDNQPFSEALELTTIDQHLNEIGKKAFDLFLHGGHQKVCVPFDIVIRNTVSKLQR, via the coding sequence ATGTCAACTATAAAAGATATCGCAAAATTAGCTGGTGTATCCATTTCTACGGTTTCAAGAGTCCTGAATAACCATCCATATGTAAAGGATGAAAAGCGAAGAAAAATTTTACAAGTGATCGAAGAATTAAATTATCAACAAAACGTGAATGCTATACACCTTGTTAAAGGGAAGACATTTATGGTAGGTGTGGTACTTCCTTATGTAGATCATCCCTATTTTCAAGCGATTGTCGGGGGAATTATCGAAGCAGCTACTTCAAGTGAAATCGCTGTTCTTTTATGCCCTACAAATTATAGTCAAATTGACGAAATCAAATATTTAGAAATGATGAAAAGAAAGCAGATTGATGGGGTTATTATCTGTTCTCGCGCAAATACATGGGAAGTAATATTACCGTTTACTGAGTACGGTTCACTGGTTGCTTGTGAACTTGTAGAAGAATTACCATGTGCATATACAGATCATTTTGATGCTTTTTCTTCTGCCTTAAATTTCTTAATTAAAGAAGGTCATAAATCAATTGGCTACTCTGTGGCAAGGAAAAATAGCACTAGCAGTAAAGTGAGGTTTTCTGCTTATCATGATGTTCTTGAAAAAAACAATCTGCCCATAAATGAGTCATTTATTTTTCCTGATTGTATCGATATAGATGATGGAAAGAGAATTGTCAAAGAGCTAGTTCAATTAAAAGACCGACCGACGGCGTTACTGGTGAATGGGGATGAAGTGGCTGCCGGTATATTGATACAAGCTAAAAAAGAAGGATTAAGTGTGCCTGCCGATTTATCCATTATTGGGTTTGATAACCAACCATTTTCAGAAGCCTTAGAACTTACTACCATCGACCAGCACTTAAATGAAATTGGGAAAAAAGCATTCGATTTGTTCCTTCATGGTGGACATCAAAAAGTTTGTGTTCCATTCGACATAGTGATTAGGAACACCGTTTCAAAGTTACAACGTTAA
- the thiE gene encoding thiamine phosphate synthase, with amino-acid sequence MNRNMLNVYFIMGTQNSQEPLETLKKALQTGISCFQFREKGEGCLTGAAYEAFAFACQKLCKAYNVPFIVNDDIELALKMDADGIHVGQDDVIITEFRSLAKDKIVGVSVHNEQELAQAVRNGADYVGIGPIYPTKSKHDAKPPAGLDFLQTARKQYPHFPIVGIGGIDEHNAHKVRASGADGVAVISVICESADLKKTIQKLS; translated from the coding sequence ATGAATCGTAATATGTTGAATGTTTATTTTATTATGGGAACGCAAAATAGCCAGGAGCCTCTTGAAACACTTAAAAAAGCATTGCAAACAGGTATTTCTTGTTTCCAATTCCGTGAAAAAGGTGAAGGCTGTTTAACGGGTGCAGCTTATGAGGCGTTTGCGTTTGCCTGTCAAAAACTGTGCAAAGCGTATAACGTGCCCTTTATTGTGAATGACGACATCGAATTGGCACTAAAAATGGATGCGGATGGGATTCATGTGGGGCAAGATGATGTGATTATCACCGAATTTCGCTCACTTGCCAAAGATAAAATTGTGGGGGTTTCTGTACATAATGAACAGGAGCTAGCCCAAGCTGTAAGAAACGGAGCTGATTATGTAGGCATCGGGCCCATTTATCCAACGAAATCAAAGCATGATGCAAAACCACCGGCAGGGCTCGATTTTCTACAAACTGCAAGAAAGCAGTACCCGCATTTTCCGATTGTCGGGATTGGGGGCATTGATGAACACAATGCTCACAAAGTTCGAGCAAGTGGAGCTGATGGTGTAGCGGTTATTTCTGTTATTTGTGAAAGTGCAGATTTAAAAAAGACGATACAAAAATTAAGTTAG
- a CDS encoding NAD(P)-dependent oxidoreductase yields the protein MQKILVTGAAGKIGQDVTRFLEKQGNYQLRLADINLSALEIFKDTNHEIIYLDVSDLAACQEFTKGIDIVIHLAGNPSPNADFYGSLLENHIKGTYNIFRAASNNNVSKVIVASSAQTIEGYPLDYQPHAFSPTRPKNMYGVSKCFAEAVASYFAYEEGLQSLAIRIGAYDDYNPYGKPLTARDMSAYLSPEDFMDLLLKSMTAKNLPPFSILHGVSNNRFKRIDIEGTRKLVGYSPSSDAFVLSGIKFFDS from the coding sequence ATGCAAAAAATTTTAGTTACAGGTGCTGCAGGTAAGATTGGCCAAGATGTTACAAGGTTCCTAGAAAAGCAAGGGAATTACCAGTTACGGCTAGCAGATATTAACTTATCTGCTTTAGAAATTTTTAAAGATACAAATCATGAAATCATATATTTAGATGTTTCTGATTTAGCTGCTTGTCAAGAATTTACGAAAGGTATAGATATAGTTATACACTTGGCAGGTAATCCTTCACCAAATGCTGATTTTTATGGCTCCTTATTAGAAAATCATATAAAGGGAACCTATAATATTTTTAGAGCTGCTAGTAATAATAATGTATCCAAAGTGATAGTTGCTTCAAGTGCTCAAACAATTGAAGGCTATCCTTTGGATTATCAACCACATGCTTTTTCACCCACGAGACCCAAAAATATGTACGGGGTAAGTAAGTGTTTTGCAGAGGCTGTTGCTTCTTATTTTGCTTATGAAGAAGGGTTACAAAGTCTTGCTATTCGTATAGGTGCATATGATGATTATAATCCATATGGTAAACCACTAACAGCTAGAGATATGAGTGCATACTTAAGCCCAGAAGATTTTATGGACCTTCTCTTAAAGTCGATGACGGCAAAGAACTTACCTCCATTTTCAATTTTACATGGTGTATCTAACAACAGGTTTAAACGAATTGATATTGAAGGAACAAGAAAGTTAGTTGGTTATAGCCCAAGTTCTGATGCTTTTGTACTAAGTGGTATTAAGTTCTTTGATTCTTGA
- a CDS encoding ester cyclase, which translates to MTPEQIIRKFFEEVRSGKNPDYSNQLMSEQVLAHQIVSEEEQTVLRTPKDYAEHVREMMEAYGNYSLEIQELLVQGNKVYVRWKQVGAHVGVVDGYQPTGLTITQMTSAVYKIEGGKISEYWIQIDRSGIQKQLEYNKHIK; encoded by the coding sequence ATGACACCAGAACAAATAATTAGAAAATTTTTTGAAGAAGTACGATCAGGAAAAAATCCAGACTACTCAAATCAATTAATGTCCGAACAAGTATTGGCTCATCAAATTGTATCCGAGGAAGAACAAACAGTTTTAAGGACGCCTAAAGATTATGCTGAACACGTAAGAGAAATGATGGAAGCCTATGGTAATTATTCTTTAGAAATTCAAGAATTATTGGTACAAGGAAATAAAGTATATGTCCGTTGGAAACAAGTAGGTGCACACGTAGGAGTAGTCGATGGATATCAACCTACAGGACTTACTATAACTCAAATGACAAGTGCAGTATATAAGATAGAAGGTGGAAAAATTTCCGAGTATTGGATTCAAATTGATAGGTCAGGGATTCAAAAACAATTAGAGTACAATAAACATATTAAATAG
- the thiM gene encoding hydroxyethylthiazole kinase, with protein MSLQKINTQKPLVHCITNYVVANFTANGLLAIGASPVMADAQEEVAEMASKADALLLNIGTLNERTISSMQVAGQSANTHHVPIVLDPVGAGATVFRTRTTLALLQQLKVSLIRCNIGELAAIAGVNWHSKGVDSGSGKLDVVQTAKTVARNYNCLVIVTGETDVLTDGVQVALITGGHEKITKVTGSGCLLSAICTALLASSTEPFSDLANLLREYKQISEWAYGPIGTLHENVLNHLERLAEGTK; from the coding sequence TTGAGCCTGCAAAAAATTAATACACAAAAACCTCTCGTACATTGCATCACAAACTATGTAGTGGCGAATTTCACCGCAAATGGCTTGCTGGCGATTGGTGCTTCCCCTGTGATGGCTGATGCACAAGAGGAAGTAGCCGAAATGGCGAGTAAAGCGGATGCATTACTTCTCAATATTGGGACACTTAATGAACGCACCATTTCTTCGATGCAAGTAGCTGGCCAAAGTGCAAATACGCACCACGTGCCGATTGTGTTAGATCCTGTTGGTGCAGGGGCAACCGTTTTTCGTACACGTACAACGCTTGCCTTATTACAACAGTTAAAGGTGAGCTTAATTCGCTGTAATATAGGAGAACTCGCTGCCATTGCCGGTGTCAATTGGCATTCAAAAGGTGTGGATAGCGGTTCAGGGAAACTTGATGTTGTACAAACTGCCAAAACCGTTGCAAGGAACTATAATTGCTTGGTCATTGTCACAGGTGAAACAGATGTATTAACAGACGGTGTTCAAGTGGCACTGATTACGGGCGGTCATGAAAAGATCACGAAAGTGACGGGCAGTGGCTGTTTACTTAGTGCGATTTGTACAGCCCTACTTGCAAGTAGTACGGAGCCTTTTTCGGATTTAGCGAATTTATTACGTGAATATAAACAGATAAGTGAATGGGCTTATGGGCCGATTGGTACGTTGCATGAAAATGTACTGAACCATTTAGAACGATTAGCGGAGGGAACAAAATGA
- a CDS encoding DUF4279 domain-containing protein, which translates to MDKTSLYAYILFSGNDDFPLDVVTERLGVQPTKTWKVGERVEPNHPKNQLLRSYTGWHFEIETKESLDTEDVLRPLLEVFQSKTDTINQLKEELILDVRLELVIQIYDGYTPGLVIYPEFSKFAAEINAFLDVDMYVFSINDPNE; encoded by the coding sequence ATGGACAAAACATCGCTATATGCATATATTCTATTTAGCGGAAATGATGATTTCCCATTAGATGTCGTTACGGAAAGACTAGGCGTGCAACCTACGAAAACTTGGAAAGTAGGAGAACGAGTAGAGCCTAACCATCCAAAAAATCAGTTATTACGGTCATATACTGGTTGGCATTTTGAAATAGAAACTAAAGAATCACTAGATACAGAAGATGTATTACGTCCACTTTTAGAAGTATTCCAATCAAAGACAGATACGATTAATCAATTAAAAGAAGAACTTATTTTAGATGTACGTCTAGAGTTAGTTATACAGATTTACGATGGATATACTCCAGGATTAGTGATTTATCCTGAATTCAGTAAGTTCGCTGCAGAAATAAATGCTTTTTTAGACGTTGATATGTATGTGTTTTCTATTAATGATCCAAATGAATAA